Within the Tachysurus fulvidraco isolate hzauxx_2018 chromosome 3, HZAU_PFXX_2.0, whole genome shotgun sequence genome, the region ATAACCACTTGCAAACTCATTTTAATctattaaaatgtgtaaaagagGCCACAACATTAGAGAAAACCTACCTGCAGGAACTTccatcaaaaaaaaagtaataggTTGGCTCAACTTTCGTCCCATTAACGGAACAGGAGGATACATGCGCAGGGATTCCTTAATGCACGTTGTGGTGTATGGTATTTTACCGAGGTCCTCCCTAAAATACACACCGTTGATTAAAGACTCAAATAAACACCCagatgaaaaagagaaaaaaagaaaagaaaagaaaaaagaaaagaatcagtGTGCTAAACTGATAAATCAAATAAGAGGTAATTATAAACTATGAACTATTAACAGCTGATCTATAAGGATACACATTTCCACTGTCTAACATGCATGGCTTTTATCATTATAATAACTGTACCATTCAATATTTTCCTTTCCCATCAACACTTGTTGGATCTCCTCTCTGCACTTCTGCTGATGTTCAGGATTGCAGGCCATGCTGTAGAAGATCCATGAGATGCCACTGGCAGTAGTGTCGTGTCCCTCAAACATAAAAGTGTCCACCTCGGCTCGGATGGCTTCATCTGACAAGCCCTGCTGCTGCTCATCCTACACATATGGGGAAAAACTCTACTATgtaatactactactagtaataataataataagaagaacaGTTTGTTACACTTTATAACTTGGTTTAAaaaattcaaagtgctttacatacaaaatatattaattaattatgataagtcacataaataaaacaacctaTAATCATTAACCACAAATATGAGAATTTATACTTATCAGAAAAAGaatgtttacagtatttatatacaaGGATACTAGTATACTAGCCATATactgttgatatcaaacccattttggctctcagaaataaaattttgattaaaataatttgaCTAAAGAGGGGCCTGTAAAGTCTCCATTTATCAAATACAGGTAAAAACATTTCACCTAAAAAACTTgtggcaataaaataattaatttttttataccgatcaaaaatgtctgataagttgATTTCTGTTCTGCCGGAAGAATGGAAATCCAATGTAAGACACACAATTGTAGTTTGGAGGATTGCTCCAAATCCTGGATAAATCCTTCAGTTTGGCCACTGGCTTCCGATTGTGGCCCCGAAGAAATGCAGAAGGCTTTCCTGAATAAGCTAGTAAACTGTGGTCCCATTCAGAAACCAAGTCCATCAGAAAGCCATGAACCCAATCCACATGTTGTAAGTGGAGCTTAGCTGTTTCATTGGCTGAAGGAGGTCTGGGCAAGGGAAAAACCTACAGACTTTTGAGAACTGATTAATTAACTGTCATCCCCAGGGATGTCAGCAGACCTGCAACAAAGTGCAATGAAAGGTGAAACCTTAGTGAGAGGGTGTGGGAATCGGATGAAGCAAACCAGGTTGGCAAGTCTGTGGCTCCATTTTCCAGGCATAGATGTGACAGACAGCCATGTAGgtagatttataaatatatatatttgcccAATTTGTCCAATGCAAAATTCATCAAGGCCAGTGGGTACCTATCTGTCTGAGTGTTGGCTGTGGCAATCAACACAATGTTACAGGTCCCCCTCATCATTTTCTAAAAAAGGAAGCCCATCCCCACAGGCAAGTTGGATGGCCAGATAAATCTGAAAAACAAAGCCTTTTTAATCTAGTATTCCTTGGCAGCACCATCTGGGCCTTTCACTTGGAAAATAGCTCTTTTCCCAGTTATCTTGGGGCATGTAGGAAATGTCTGTCCAATATAGCTGGAGGTGGGGCAAATATGCCTTTGAGGCTGCTCTGGCAGCATCAGGAGCCCCATACAGAAACAGAGTTGTTAGAGCAACTGATGCATGGACTATATTCTTGAAGCAAAGGGAACCCAAGCACCACATGCAGCACACGAACCCTCTCTGTGTGGAATTTTGGGTGGTTATAGGCTCTGAGCATGTCCGGTATAGGATGGGGAGTTGGTCTATTGGCAAGCCTAGTTCATTAAAGTCTCATGACCAGTTCATCATTTAAGTCCTCAGAAAGCCCTGCAAATGTGCAGCTAGATGCTATATCCCGAAAGATATCAGGCATGAGAATTGTAGTATGTAGAGAATTGTAGTATGATATACagtcaattgaattgaattgtggCATGGTAAGAAACATAACACAAAGTCACCTAGCTCAGCTACATTCCCTGCATTCAATGTAGCCTGTATTCAGTGTATGcactataaataatttatattacaCATATTATGGCTTATTCATCATTGATGATAAAACAGAAACCAAAAGGTAGTGGTCATGACATACTCGAGCACATAGAAGGATATCCAGAAAGTCTAAATATCTCTTCTCCTGGCCATCATCCTggttcttcttattattatttaaaaattctcTTCTCTGCCTTATGACTTCCGCTGTGAAGTTAAAATACCAGATATTAACAGGTTACATAGATAGAGGCCTCCAACAGTCTGAACAATTGCATTCATATATACCTGTATGAGTGTGTAATTTTGCATGCTTTTCTGTATCTGTAGCCATGTGGACTCATGTGAAAGATGATATCGTTGTGATATGGAAAGACACGAAATCGTAGGTttaccaggttgcacagttcaTACACTGCCTTTATGTATGGGTTGGACCTGTTGAAATGAGATTGGTGTGATTATTACTACTTGacatatattcatattaattatgTTAAGCTAAGTTTCCCGTATTTGACCCACCTCTCTGTCTGACAGTTGCTTTGGCAGCTAAATGCGCACTTCATTATGCTGTCCAATGTCATCAGACTAACATGCTGAAAAAGTTCAAAGGTCTGTTCTGTTCTTGCATACAATTTCCACTTGTCCTTTGGGAAAGAGTGATTATTAGAAAACACACTGGTTGCACAAATCAAGCAGGTAAAAGACTAACTGTCATGAAACATATTAACTTATAGCTAATAAATCTAAGATAAACTCACCAATATAACTTGTGCTGAATCTCCCACTAATTTCACGTAAGGCTTCAAGATATCATAATGGAAGCCTGGTGTAAGGAGTCGTCTGTGACGAAACCATTTCTGTCCAGCAGTAACAAGTAAACCTTCTCCTGAAgagaaagaattaaaaaaggaaattgtTTTCACACTTAATTTCATCTaatatttctattctatttctattctgtgtaattagtgtactttgtacatgtacatgtaagATTCCAGCACAACATTACCTATCCAAGGTAGGAGAAATCTATATCCAAAGTCATCCTTTGGTCCTGTAAAACAAGAACGCAAAACAGAAGGGCTCTCAGAACATGATGTCTAATTTGAAAAATCATATGGGCTATAGTTTGATTttgttaaacaaaaacaacatgttCACCTGTTGTTGCCAGTATGGGCTTGACATAAAATGGATGATggacaaacagaaataaactaTCTGGGCTAAACTGTATTGGGAAAGCATAGGGATATTGTTCTCCCCATTTGGGTATCATCTCTTCCTTGAACTGCAAAACATGATCAAACTTAAACAAACAtccataataaaacattttaagtaCATAATCTACATCTTCTGACAATCTTAATAAAAAGGATTCCTGAAGTGTTCTTTCAATAAATGTTGTGGATTAAATGCAAAGTGtgtcagattaaaaaaaaagaattcaaaatTTTGTAAATCATTCATAAGGATGTAATATGGCATGTTTAAAAATAGCATTTAGtttatcatcaaaaagttgTAAAGTTAATAATCTGAATTTGTTGCTTAGAGTTACGCTAAGAGAAAGCAGGTGAGGGATTAAGCTCTGTTATAGCCCTCTGGGTCATAGGCCACTGTGTGGCTTTTCTGTTTGCAAACCATTCAGGTGTAGTGATAGTATCTGTGCAATACTATTATATATAGCTAAATATACTGTACTCCATGGCTATATTCTCACATATAGGTTTGAATTTCGAAACATTGTTATTAATGGTTTATGGTGCAATGTGTATACCAAACAATCTTTTTAGTTAGCGAAGCGAAACATTTCAGTTTGTATTTAAGCATTTTATACTCAGTCCTACCTGAGTAACGTGTCCGAGAAGCCAGTGACCGGGAGGTCCAGGAAACTGCTCTAAATCACGCATCCGCCGTTTTCTCTTAATCGACCATTTAATCAGAACCGCTGAAATGTAGATAATGCACACGACTAGGAAGACATGAAACAAGCGAAACGCTTCCAAGTTGAACGTTGCTAGTTTCGCAAAATAGTTATAGAGCTCCATGTTTATCTCCTTTGGCCCACCGACACCCGGCTgttgtttgtgagtgagtgcggaGCGCGcgcgtgagtgagagagagagagaaagagagagagagagagagagagagagagggggagagagagagcattagattacattagattagtttcaactttattgtcattacacaaaTACAAGGCAACGATACAAATATGCCCTGATGAACCATTTCTCTAGCAACACAAGAACAATAAGCAAAAAAGTTTATTATGCTATCCATCTATCCAGAATTTccaaaacagcagcaaaaaaaaaaaaaaaaaaaaaaaaaaaaaagagattgagagagtgagagagagagagagagagagagagagagagagagtgtgggctTCAGAGTAAAGTAGGCTATTTTGTTTGGGAAGAAAGACATAACTAAACATAGCTAGGTCATTTTAGCTACACATTTGCACTACCTAATTGGCAGTATATGATTGCAAAGCAAACCTTGGTTTGTGACAGACAATTACTGACCTTGGGTCTGATGTCAATAATACAACATACAATTTCATTATAACCCACTTAAGACTACTActtctttaattatttgtatattttgtatattatattgttaaaATTTCAATTTACTCATTTCAAATGACTCATTAACCATCAACAgaattctttttctgttttttttttgcttccttaTATGATCTGATCTGTATAGAGTTTACCATTCACACAACAAATGCAGAAATTCCAACCCAGTTAAGCGAATAtttatattagttttatttagttttttactaatattattttctatattatataaatatattatagaataataattatatatttctgtaaatattttctatatttacttAGTCATCttctgttgtagcccatccacctGACGTGTTGTGTTTTccaagatgcttttctgctcatcacggTTGTATTAAAAAAGGGCTCCTTTGAGTTACTATGAAACTTAAACACATTTAGCACATAAATGACATGACTGGCTGTAGTGCTTGACTTTAGTCACTGTCTGGCAGCTGGACCGTTCTAGACAATGAATTATGGGTTAAGAGATTTACTTTATGTTAATATCCCTTCCTGCTGAGcatgttgaaatgttttttgaGCCTTGCtgtttcatgtttattattttctagtatttttttttgcttttataccAAAAACAGTATATAAATCTATAACAAgatattattatatcttttctcctgattttttcttttatgttgaagataaaacaaaatatattgcaTATTTTACATCCATGTATTAAACATTGCAATACAAACACTGAAAATTAAGAGAAGTTCTTTCAGAATTTTCTGAGGATTattaacaatgttttttttatacatcttTCTTATTAAACAGGCTATTACATGAGTCATCAGAATCATTAATATTGCTTAATATTACTacttaattattactattaatattgcTATTTGTATAATAAGGTATTTACATACACATTCGTCATGGAATTAAATTCATGAATCAGTTCAATacaaataagatttaaaaatattattatatttatatatgtactatTTATATCTTCTTAGAGTTCATTTTCCACTAATTTGATCTTGAGGTGTATACCATTGAGAGATTTGAGGACTAGTCGAGGGACCATCTTTGGAGTATGGTCTGGATCTTTGATGAGAACATACTTCCTAAGTGTCATAGCCACGACCACTTTCAGCTCATTCAAAGCAAAGTTCTGGCCAATGCAGTTTCTACATTGAATAGATAAAGATAAAATCATAAACATAATCAATGGAAATATACTGATATGGACAAGTATGTATGAAGCTGCATAAGGATACTCTTAAATTGACTACCCACCCTTGACCTGTGAACTCATGGCTAACATATTAGGCTGACAGTTTCATCttgaacaatatttaaataatattttacacttaaaaattcaaactgttaaaaatgaacatgaaGTGAGTGTCTTCTACAAGATATCAATAAAAACTCCTTTAGATGCACACCTTGGTCCAGCTGAGAAAGGCACAAAGGCATGGGGTGATCTCTTAGCAGTGTTTTCTGGCAGAAATCTCAGTGGATCAAACACCTGcacaaaaaacccacaaaaattTTACTCCCTTAATGTAGGACGACTGAAATAGCATATGTTGGAAATAATTTTATCTGCGAATGTTTATCATAAAGGCTAGAGCACTTTCTAACAGCCTTTTTGGACAAAGACATATTCTGTAAAAGTCAGGCTGTGATTTCATACCTTTGGATTCTCCCAAACTGTAGGGTTGTAATGAACTCCATAAATACTGATTCCAATAACACAACCTATGGACAAGATTAAACAGCTAAATGTCATgtttcaacactggactatatacacacactgcatttaatacaataatctatTTGTTAGCACTGGATAACATCCAATGCACATCCATGACATTTCTGTATCCGTacaatctgttgcaccttattatatatatatatatatatatatatatatatatatatatatatatatatatatatatatatatatatatatatatatagcatatatagcatatattgtgtatattaatTGTTTCAGTAATTTCTATAGTACgatcccaagaatttcactcaccaaggcaccaCTGCTcaggtgatgtgacaataaaagtgacttgacttgtttGGTCAGATAGTATTTTCTAAAGGAATTTACCTTTATGACTGAATCATTCTCATAAGAACAAAGAACTTAGTTAATGTTTCAacagattattttttacatcaaTCAGGCACCAATAACAAGTGCAAAATATGATCtataattgtatattatttgtatatcaTTATATGATTGGAGATTATAGCATATAACCACTTGCAAACTCATTTTAATctattaaaatgtgtaaaagagGCCACGACATTAGAGAAAACCTACCTGCAGGAACTGTTCTTCCATCAAAAAAAGTAATAGGTTGGCTCAACTTTCGTCCCATTCCTGGAACAGGAGGATACATGCGCAAGGATTCCTTAATGCACATTGTGGTGTATGGTATTTTACTGAGGTCCTCCCTAAAATACACACCGTTGATTAAAGACTCAAATAAACACCCagatgaaaaagagaaaaaaagaaaaaaaagaaaagaaaaaagaaaagaatcagtGTGCTAAACTGATAAATCAAATAAGAGGTAATTATAAACTATGAACTATTAACAGCTGATCTATAAGGATACACATTTCCACTGTCTGATATACATGGCTTTTATCATTATAATAACTGTACCATTCAATATTTTCCTTTCCCATCAACACTTGTTGGATCTCCTCTCTGCACTTCTGCTGATGTTCAGGATTGCAGGCCATGCTGTAGAAGATCCATGAGATGCCACTGGCAGTAGTGTCGTGTCCCTCAAACATAAAAGTGTCCACCTCGGCTCGGATGGCTTCATCTGACAAGCCCTGCTGCTGCTCATCCTACACATATGGGGAAAAACTCTACTATgtaatactactactagtaataataataagaagaagaacagtttGTTACACTTTATAACTTGGTTTAAaaaattcaaagtgctttacatacaaaatatattaattaattatgataagtcacataaataaaacaacctaTAATCATTAACCACAAATATGAGAATTTATACTTATCAGAAAAAGaatgtttacagtatttatatacaaGGATACTACTATACTAACCATATACTGTTGATATCAAATCCATTTTGGCtctcagaaataaaattttgattaaaataatttgaCTAAAGAGGGGCCTGTAAAGTCTCCATTTATCAAATACAGGTAAAAACATTTCACCTAAAAAACTTgtggcaataaaataattaatttgtttataccgatcaaaaatgtctgataagttgATTTCTGTTCTGCCGGAAGAATGGAAATCCAATGTAAGACACACAATTGTAGTTTGGAGGATTGCTCCAAATCCTGGATAAATCCTTCAGTTTGGCCACTGGCTTGTGACTGGCTTGTGCACATTGTTGCAACGAAAGGTGAAACCTTAGTGAGAGGGTTTGGGAATCGGATTAAGCAAAAAAAGGATAATAACCTGCAGCACCATCTGGGCCTTTCACTTGGAAAATAGCTCTTGGAATTTCCCAATTATCTTGGGGCATGTAGGAAATGTCTGTCCAATATAGTTGGAGGTGGGGCAAATATGCATTTAAGGCTGCTCTGGCAGCATCAGGAGCCCCAAACAGAAACAGAGTTGTTAGAGCAATTGATGCATGGACTATATTCTTGAAGCAAAGGGAACCCAAGCACCACATGCAGCACACGAACCCTCTCTGTGTGGTGGCCTAACTGAAGCATGATGGCCGGAATTTTGGGTGGTTATAGGCTCTGAGCATGTCCAGTATAGGATGGGGGAGTTGGTCTATTGGCAA harbors:
- the LOC113644216 gene encoding cytochrome P450 4A4-like, producing the protein MELYNYFAKLATFNLEAFRLFHVFLVVCIIYISAVLIKWSIKRKRRMRDLEQFPGPPGHWLLGHVTQFKEEMIPKWGEQYPYAFPIQFSPDSLFLFVHHPFYVKPILATTGPKDDFGYRFLLPWIGEGLLVTAGQKWFRHRRLLTPGFHYDILKPYVKLVGDSAQVILDKWKLYARTEQTFELFQHVSLMTLDSIMKCAFSCQSNCQTERSNPYIKAVYELCNLVNLRFRVFPYHNDIIFHMSPHGYRYRKACKITHSYTAEVIRQRREFLNNNKKNQDDGQEKRYLDFLDILLCARDEQQQGLSDEAIRAEVDTFMFEGHDTTASGISWIFYSMACNPEHQQKCREEIQQVLMGKENIEWEDLGKIPYTTTCIKESLRMYPPVPLMGRKLSQPITFFLMEVPAGCVIGISIYGVHYNPTVWENPKVFDPLRFLPENTAKRSPHAFVPFSAGPRNCIGQNFALNELKVVVAMTLRKYVLIKDPDHTPKMIARLVLKSLNGIHLKIKLVENEL